In Afipia sp. P52-10, the sequence GCGGTATCGATCGGCCGCACCATGACCGCCGTCAGGGCCGCTGCATTGACGGCCAGCGCCTCGCTTGGCGTCGCCAGCGTCACGAGCCCTGCCCCACCGCGCAGGGCAGCACGCGCCGACAACCGCGCAGCGCCTGTGGCTGCGACACCGCCGCAGGCGATAGCGGCATGCCCCCGCGCATACTTGTGCGCCTCCAATCCCGGCACCGGAAACGCTGCCTGCCATAGATCCGGATCGTTCTCGAATAGGCGCACGCCGATCGTCTCGAGGACTCGCGCCGCTATGCCGATGTCGGCCACACGCACCCGCCCGCAATGCGCCCGGCCGGGCAACAGCAGATGCGCAGGCTTCTTGCGGAAGAAGGTGACGGTTTCGGTCGCTCGGACAGCCGTGCCCATGATCTGCCCGGTCGTTCCATTGATGCCGCTCGGCAGATCGACACTCAGCACCGGGGCGCCGTTCGCGTTGATCGCGCCGATAACCGCGTGCGGATCGCCCTTCACCGGCCGGTCCAGCCCCGCCCCGAACAACGCATCCACGATCAGAGCCGGATGACCGAGCGCATCGGGGGCACAGGCCAGCACTGAGCCACTCCAGTCGCGCGCGGCCGCAGCAGCATCCCCTTTCAGCGTCTCGCGCTGACACAGCAGCATCACCGAAACATCGCAGCCAGCGGCTGCGAGCACCGTAGCCGCGACGAAGCCGTCGCCGCCATTGTTGCCACGCCCAGCGACCACGAGGATCGGCCCGCCACCGGCAAGGTCAGCCGCAGCTTCCGCGACCGCACGACCAGCCCGCTGCATCAGCATGTAGCCGTCGGTGCCGTCCGCAATCGTCAGCCGGTCGGCCTCTCCCATTTGCTGATTGGTCAGGATTTCCATCGGCTCCCCGGTCAGGATTGGCTTGCGGTGCCTCCTACATGCGCGAACTCTAAAGAATTGGAAACGACTGCGCTGGCATAAGTTCCGCGCATAATGTCTCACCGGGGCAGCAGGGTGATGGTCGAGGCGCTCGGAAAACTCACTCGCAGCAAAATCCTTCTGGCCTTGTTGGTCGGATTTTGCGCGCTGTATGTCCGGGCAGTTGCGGTCCAGACGACCACGGTTGATCAACCGCTCCGCGTCGATGCCCGGGAATATTACCTGTCGGCCTACAATCTCGTGCATCACGGCATCTACAGCCGCTCGGCGGGAGACCAGGCCGACCCGCCGCAGGCCGTTCGGCCAGACGCCTACCGCCCACCTGGATTGCCGCTGCTCATTGCCGCGTTCCTGGCCATGTCGCCCGATGAGCAAATGACCCTGCCGTTTTTCCAGGTCGTCAACGTCCTGGCAGGCGCTGGTGCCTCCGTCGCGCTGTTCATTGCCGCCGCGGCGGTGCTGCCACTCCCGGCAGCGGTCGCGGCCGGCCTGCTGACCGCGGCCTCGCCGCACCTGACGGCCATCTCCGTCTACCTCCTGACCGAACCGTTCGCGATCCTGCTGGTTGCCGGCTTGCTGATGGTAACCGCTCGGGCCGTACCGGCCAAAGGTCCCGGCCGCGCGGCTTATTTCCTCGCCCTTGGCATCATCGTCGGTCTGCTAGCGCTGTTCCGCCCGATCTTCATCGCCTTCGCGCCGCTGCTTTGCCTCGCATTCGAAAGCCGCAGGGACCGGCTGGCGGCCCTGGTCGCCGGCTGCATCGGTGCGGCCTGTGTCGTTGCCCCATGGATGATCCGCAACGCACTGCTTCCGCTCGACGATCAGGGAAGCCTGATCGCCGCGACGATGCTCGACGGCTCCTATCGCGGCTATGTCATCAACGACGACCCTAAAACTTTTCCCTACCCGCGATTCACCGATCCGATCTTCGAAACCGCTCGCCAGAGCGTTATGCTGGCGCTGAGCGAGGTATGGGCCCGGATCACGGCCGATCCTCCAGGCATGGCGCGTTGGTATGTGCTCGAAAAGGCCGCCTATCTGCTGCAGTGGGACAATGTCGACGGCGCCGGCGACGTCTTTGTCTATCCGGTGCTCGACAGCCCTTTTGCGAGCCGACCTGCGTTCCGGATCATTCACACCCTTTATGCCTCGACGCACAATCTGATGATGCTGCTTGCGACCATCGGCAGCATCCTAGTCTGGACCCGGTCCGGCCGCGCCAGCCCCCGTATGCGTGTGCTGCGAATGGCGAGCCTGCTGCTGATCTTTTTATATACCGCCCACGTGCCGTTCTTCGCGGCCACCCGCTATGCGCTGCCGGTCTTCCCTGCCCTGTACCTGCTCTGTCTCATTCCGCTGGTTCGCCTTTGCCGGATCGTGAAAGAGGTGCTCACCCGCCCGACGTCCCAAACTTTGACACCCACCGGCACCGCACCCGCAGACTAACGGCGCGCACCTGCCTGCGGCCGACGCAATGCGCCCGCAGATAAGGCACGATCGCGCTCCGCTGGCTCATCTCGTCATCTTGCTGTCTAAAAAATATGCATAATGCCTACTTTTACGGCAAACAACGCGCCTCCTGCCCTTGGCAGGACTGCGCAGTAGCCATTAGTGAATTGATAACACGCAGCTTTCGCGCGTCTCAGCCAGTTGGCACGGAGCCTGCTTACAGGACGGTGACTTGGCTTCAGGTTAAGCGATGGAGGCACTGTTGACGACGGCCCGCCCGCCTCGGCCTTAGGACCGCGCGGAACGGTGGACGAAACTGCTCGCCGAACCACGCGGAGCCGTGTGAACGCGACGCGCGTGGAAGGATTGGAAGTGCCGGGAGACATTCAGTGAAGAAGATCGAGGCTATCATCAAGCCGTTCAAGCTCGACGAGGTGAAGGAAGCGCTTCAGGAAGTGGGATTGCAGGGCATCACGGTCACCGAAGCCAAGGGCTTCGGGCGACAGAAGGGGCATGCGGAACTCTACCGGGGCGCCGAGTACATCGTGGACTTCCTGCCGAAGGTGAAAATCGAGATTGTGATCTCCGACGACCTGGTCGAGAAAGCGATCGAGGCCATCCGCCGCGCCGCCCAGACCGGACGGATCGGCGACGGCAAGATTTTCGT encodes:
- a CDS encoding P-II family nitrogen regulator, with translation MKKIEAIIKPFKLDEVKEALQEVGLQGITVTEAKGFGRQKGHAELYRGAEYIVDFLPKVKIEIVISDDLVEKAIEAIRRAAQTGRIGDGKIFVSNIEEAIRIRTGESGLDAI
- a CDS encoding bifunctional ADP-dependent NAD(P)H-hydrate dehydratase/NAD(P)H-hydrate epimerase — protein: MEILTNQQMGEADRLTIADGTDGYMLMQRAGRAVAEAAADLAGGGPILVVAGRGNNGGDGFVAATVLAAAGCDVSVMLLCQRETLKGDAAAAARDWSGSVLACAPDALGHPALIVDALFGAGLDRPVKGDPHAVIGAINANGAPVLSVDLPSGINGTTGQIMGTAVRATETVTFFRKKPAHLLLPGRAHCGRVRVADIGIAARVLETIGVRLFENDPDLWQAAFPVPGLEAHKYARGHAAIACGGVAATGAARLSARAALRGGAGLVTLATPSEALAVNAAALTAVMVRPIDTAVEFAEMLADRRFNACVVGPGCGIGARTRDLALTAIGANRGVVLDADALTSFADDPAALFAAIKTDEAGAVVLTPHEGEFRRLFGDIAERPDLSKLERAWLAAERSGAVVVLKGADTVVAAPDGRASIAANAKPWLATAGSGDVLAGIIGAMLAQGVGAFEAASIGVWMHGEASAEAGPGLIAEDLPEVLPTVFRRLYDAFEIAY